The Tenrec ecaudatus isolate mTenEca1 chromosome 12, mTenEca1.hap1, whole genome shotgun sequence genomic interval CTTGAGGCAGGCTGCTAGCCCACAGGTTGGACGATCTGGTCCACCAGAGGCACGTTGGAAGGAAGTGGGAGGGGGGTGTTTCACTAAGATGTGGAGTTGccccgatttgatggcagtggtgcTGGTACTGGTATCCCACATCTGGCTCTAAGGGGGACTGGGAATCCCTTAGGTTTGGGCAGGATTGGCCAGAGGGGCAGTCCCCAGCAACAGTCCAGACAAGGAGACCcactgggaggtgggagggacgtggggggaaagggggatctGCAGGCACTTTGTCAGGGTCTTGGAATCGGGGTAAAGATTGAACAGTGTAAGCTGATGCAAGTGTCAGGTGTGGTGTAGCAGGCTGGGGGCGCCCTCCAGATCTTCATGTAGACTTTGTCTGGTGGACAAAGGGGGCACGGGGAAGGTGAGGGCAGCTCAGGGCACATGGGGTTACGTGATCCTTTGTGGCATGTGCCCTGGGCTGCCCTAGAGCCACAGAAGACAAATATTGCTGGTATGTGGGAAGAGTGACCTTCTGAACCAGTGAGACTGGGATAGCAGGTGGGGCAGCACCATGAGGCCCACCCTCACCTTTAGCCTTGGCTAAGGAGACCTAGTGGCACTTCCTGCAGGAAGCAAGCCACACCACTGCCCGGTGAAGCGCCCGAGAAAGGCAAGGAGACTGCATGTGGCCTACGAGGCTGTGGATGGCGCCCGTGAGGAAGGCAAGAGGGCCGCGCCTCTCCAGGTAGCACCCTGGGAGCCCCAAGATTGGCAGCGGCAACTGGAAAACATCCGAACCATGAGAAGCGGGAAGGATGCGCCTGTGGACCACCTGGGCGCCGAGCACTGCTACGACTCCACAGTATCCCCGAAGGTAGGCAGGGGTGTTACCTGCCCAGGTGACCCCTCTTCCCCCAAACCAGACACTTCCATCCTTTCAGGCCTCCGGCAGGGCACAGCCTAAGAACTGGCGGCCTTACCAGCACCACCCCCTACAGGCACGCCTAGGGGTTCATCTGCAGCCCCCCAGCATGTCCGGGTGTCTGCAGCTCTGAGTCTCCCCGCTAGCCTCTAGGCTGGTCATAGTGCAGGCAAACGTTTGCCTAGCTGGGTCGCTCTGATCTCAGCTCTGCGTCTTCTGGCTGACTTGTGCACAAGAACATTTCTCTCTGAGTCTCAGTTTGCTTGTCTGTGACATGGGTGAGCAGACTCGCAGAGGGCAGCAAAGGTAAAATAGCTAAGCcagaagcctgggagtgcccctgCCTGTCGGGGACAACTCGCCTGAGTCTCAAAGCAGTGCTGCCAGGCAGTGGCCCTGGTGGGGTGAGAGAGGACTGGACAGGGAGGGGCCCTGCCACCACACCCTCGCCGAGCTTCCGCCGCTGCCAGCAGGTACGGAGGTACCAGGTGCTGCTTTCCCTGATGCTCTCCAGCCAGACCAAGGACCAAGTGACGGCAAGTGCCATGCAGAAGCTGCGGGCCCAGggcctgacagtggacagcatctTGCAGATGGACGACCACACACTGGGAGCACTCATctaccctgtgggcttctggagGGTGAGCTTggaggcagggggggggggtgtcgtaAACTGCCTGAGGCGCATGGGGTCAGATACCTGGCCTGCCTGAGCCGCCCCATAGCCCGTGGGCCTGACCAGCTGGGAGCTGTGGATCTTTCCTGTTTGCAGCCCCTTCCTTCCTTGTCCTCCCCGCCCAGCCCTTCCCTTCCGCTCTGGCCGCCCACCCCGCTTTCTCTTTGTTGACTCCAAGGCTCCCTGGAGTGCATCACCCGCCTCTCTCAGAAGCCTCACGCCCTATGGGAGCCTGAGCAcagctgcctccccaccccagcaggACTCAGGGTAGCCAGTGGGCGGCTCCGTGGGTGGGGCGCTTCCCTTTGGCATCAGTGTGGGCCACAGCTCCTTGGCTGGGTTTTAAATAGACTTTGGATCTGCACAGGATGGGAACCTCCCTTGGGCCTGGAAGCTGGTGGGGGAGTCCCAGGACCCGCCTCCCCTCCTACAACCGTCCCAGGTTCTGGCTCCACAGGAACAGAATAGTGGCCTGAACCAGATCCCACGCTCACCTCATTGGCCAGGTTCCTGGCCCATCCTGGACCCTTTTCACCTCCCTCATGCCTCTTCTGCCCGGAGAAGTGACCGAGtccgtttccccccccccccccatgactgGGTATGTGATAAGTAGCCCCAGGCACCTGTGTGTCCCCTGACTGACATCCCAGCTTTTCAGAGCAAAGTGAAGTACATCAAACAGACCAGCGCCATCCTGCAGCAGCAGTACGACGGGGACATTCCCGCTTCTGTGGCTGAGCTGGTGGCCCTGCCAGGTGTCGGGCCCAAAATGGCACACTTAGCTATGGCTGTGGCCTGGGGCACCGTGTCGGGAATCGGTGAGTTGTAAgcacctcctcaggagaaaggggtTCCCGGCACCAAGTTAAGCCTGCGCCACCCCAACATTGGTCTCACGGCCAGGCCCACATCTGtgaagcacctactgtgtgctgcCCCCCCACAACTCCCAGGGACAGCCTCGGGGCTGTGCTGCAGGCGAGGTGCCTGGGGTGCATGTGGGCACCGCCCTGAGGTGGGGGGGGCCTTTCCCAAGGAAGTCACCACCTGCAGTCACATCCAAGGTCACAGTGTAAAGGGCCCCTGGGGACCCACTGTTCCTCTGGAGTTGTCAGAGAACTGGCAAGGCCCTTCAGCCCCATGGGGGGCGAGTGGGGAGGGGTTTGCCTTGGGGGGAGGGAGCTGGCCGGAGGGActtgctttcttttccctttggtGGAGGCGTGGTGCCCTGCTGGGTAGCTGTTTGactggggctgctaactacaagatccccagtgggcagccacctgctcctcgggagaaagtccGGACTGCCTACTCCTGGGAGGAGTCAccatcatggaaacccacaggggcagttctaccctgtcctgtgaagTGCTCTGAGGCGgcgttgactcgatggaagtgggtttggtgtgAGTTGTGAGTTGGCAGAGACAGGAGTGGGAACTGCAGCTGTAGAGGAGCGCCCTGGTGTGCTAGCGCCCCAGCAGAACTGGCATGTGCAGGTAGATAGCACCCACAGCTGGCCTGGCCATGTACTGCCCACTCAGT includes:
- the NTHL1 gene encoding endonuclease III-like protein 1 isoform X3 is translated as MRSGKDAPVDHLGAEHCYDSTVSPKQVRRYQVLLSLMLSSQTKDQVTASAMQKLRAQGLTVDSILQMDDHTLGALIYPVGFWRSKVKYIKQTSAILQQQYDGDIPASVAELVALPGVGPKMAHLAMAVAWGTVSGIAVDTHVHRIANRLQWTKRPTKAPEQTRAALEDWLPRELWGEINALLVGFGQQICLPLHPRCQACLNQTLCPSAQGF
- the NTHL1 gene encoding endonuclease III-like protein 1 isoform X2 gives rise to the protein MWSARGWYALVGLRMWTRSRSRSRGPGTGPGGDGEKVAVRCREEAASGSKPHHCPVKRPRKARRLHVAYEAVDGAREEGKRAAPLQVAPWEPQDWQRQLENIRTMRSGKDAPVDHLGAEHCYDSTVSPKVRRYQVLLSLMLSSQTKDQVTASAMQKLRAQGLTVDSILQMDDHTLGALIYPVGFWRSKVKYIKQTSAILQQQYDGDIPASVAELVALPGVGPKMAHLAMAVAWGTVSGIAVDTHVHRIANRLQWTKRPTKAPEQTRAALEDWLPRELWGEINALLVGFGQQICLPLHPRCQACLNQTLCPSAQGF
- the NTHL1 gene encoding endonuclease III-like protein 1 isoform X1; the protein is MWSARGWYALVGLRMWTRSRSRSRGPGTGPGGDGEKVAVRCREEAASGSKPHHCPVKRPRKARRLHVAYEAVDGAREEGKRAAPLQVAPWEPQDWQRQLENIRTMRSGKDAPVDHLGAEHCYDSTVSPKQVRRYQVLLSLMLSSQTKDQVTASAMQKLRAQGLTVDSILQMDDHTLGALIYPVGFWRSKVKYIKQTSAILQQQYDGDIPASVAELVALPGVGPKMAHLAMAVAWGTVSGIAVDTHVHRIANRLQWTKRPTKAPEQTRAALEDWLPRELWGEINALLVGFGQQICLPLHPRCQACLNQTLCPSAQGF